The following coding sequences lie in one Streptomyces albofaciens JCM 4342 genomic window:
- a CDS encoding MarR family winged helix-turn-helix transcriptional regulator, with amino-acid sequence MPKESESIRAALGRAVQAYQGAVDDFDREVARLLGVNETDLRCLELLLTAGSATPGELGGRLGLTTGSVTAMIDRLEKRGYLARTPHPTDRRSTLVQPTSDLRERAGALMMPFVEDSAAQVHARFSDEQLALVVDFLDFNREVQERHTERLRAVAAPKRGGGKAAGPASA; translated from the coding sequence GTGCCGAAGGAATCCGAGTCGATCAGGGCCGCCCTGGGCAGGGCGGTGCAGGCGTACCAGGGGGCCGTCGACGACTTCGACCGTGAGGTCGCCCGCCTGCTGGGGGTCAACGAGACCGACCTGCGGTGCCTGGAGCTGCTGCTGACGGCCGGGAGTGCCACCCCCGGCGAACTCGGCGGGCGGCTGGGGCTGACCACGGGCAGCGTGACCGCGATGATCGACCGGCTGGAGAAGCGCGGCTACCTCGCGCGCACCCCGCACCCCACCGACCGGCGCAGCACGCTGGTGCAGCCCACCTCCGACCTCCGGGAGCGCGCGGGCGCGCTGATGATGCCCTTCGTCGAGGACTCCGCCGCACAGGTCCACGCCCGGTTCAGTGACGAACAGCTGGCCCTGGTCGTCGACTTCCTCGACTTCAACCGCGAGGTGCAGGAGCGGCACACCGAGCGGCTGCGTGCCGTGGCCGCCCCGAAGCGCGGCGGCGGCAAGGCCGCCGGTCCGGCGTCCGCCTGA
- a CDS encoding FAD-dependent oxidoreductase: MHVMIIGAGTGGLALAHGLRRAGISCAVFERDRTRGGGLQGYRVGIDHDGSRALSGLLPPDLFDTFVATCARTPDRFTMYTEKYKEVLSLSGFARASDDGAGAERSVSRMTLRQVLLTGLEDVVRFDKAFTHYGRNPDGTVTAHFADGTSATGDVLVGADGSNSRVRRQYLPHAELKDAGITAIGGKVPLTDATRALLTEKTVDGVNLFFAPGGYSLILHVMQFPWNENGAPRSGIGATDADLIKNWPGLQFDNTRDYIMLGINGATRNLPVDILQRDGEGLCALFRELTRTWDARLRALVGLVDPSTCFPIRIRTSVPVEQWPSSNITLIGDAIHTMTPGRGVGANTALRDALLLCRNLTAVRDGRMPLVPAVRDYETQMIDYGFDAVRKSLEQMDGNAPIHRPVLGRAVLAATRTGMRVVNHLPPVKRKMAAAMQAYRGQDREA; encoded by the coding sequence ATGCACGTGATGATCATTGGTGCCGGTACCGGCGGCCTCGCGCTGGCGCACGGCCTGCGGCGCGCAGGCATCAGCTGTGCGGTCTTCGAGCGCGACCGCACCCGCGGCGGCGGCCTCCAGGGCTACCGCGTCGGCATCGACCACGACGGCAGCCGCGCCCTGTCCGGGCTGCTGCCGCCCGACCTGTTCGACACCTTCGTGGCCACCTGCGCCCGTACCCCCGACCGCTTCACCATGTACACCGAGAAGTACAAGGAAGTGCTGTCCCTGAGCGGCTTCGCGCGGGCGAGTGACGACGGGGCCGGGGCGGAGCGCTCGGTCTCGCGCATGACGCTGCGTCAGGTGCTGCTCACCGGGCTGGAAGACGTGGTGCGGTTCGACAAGGCCTTCACCCACTACGGGCGCAACCCCGACGGCACGGTCACCGCGCACTTCGCGGACGGCACGTCCGCCACCGGTGACGTGCTGGTCGGCGCGGACGGCTCCAACTCGCGGGTCCGCCGCCAGTACCTGCCGCACGCGGAACTCAAGGACGCCGGGATCACCGCCATCGGCGGCAAGGTGCCGCTGACCGACGCCACCCGCGCCCTGCTGACCGAGAAGACCGTCGACGGCGTCAACCTCTTCTTCGCGCCCGGCGGTTACTCCCTGATCCTGCACGTCATGCAGTTCCCCTGGAACGAGAACGGCGCGCCCAGGAGCGGCATCGGCGCCACCGACGCCGACCTCATCAAGAACTGGCCGGGCCTCCAGTTCGACAACACCCGCGACTACATCATGCTCGGCATCAACGGTGCCACGCGGAACCTGCCCGTCGACATCCTCCAGCGGGACGGGGAGGGGCTGTGCGCGCTCTTCCGGGAGCTGACCCGCACCTGGGACGCGCGCCTGCGCGCACTCGTCGGCCTGGTGGACCCCTCGACCTGCTTCCCGATCCGGATACGCACCTCCGTACCGGTCGAGCAGTGGCCCTCCAGCAACATCACCCTCATCGGCGACGCCATCCACACCATGACCCCGGGGCGCGGCGTCGGCGCCAACACCGCGCTGCGCGACGCCCTTCTGCTGTGCCGCAATCTGACCGCCGTACGCGACGGCCGGATGCCCCTGGTCCCCGCGGTCCGCGACTACGAGACCCAGATGATCGACTATGGCTTCGACGCGGTGCGCAAGTCCCTGGAGCAGATGGACGGCAACGCGCCGATCCACCGGCCCGTCCTCGGCCGCGCCGTCCTCGCCGCGACGCGCACCGGTATGCGTGTGGTCAATCATCTGCCGCCGGTCAAGCGGAAGATGGCCGCTGCCATGCAGGCGTACCGCGGCCAGGACCGCGAGGCGTAG
- a CDS encoding lactonase family protein, whose protein sequence is MPAQPPHPPEHPEHPHHRGPGAPAPGLARRSLLGSLGAGVLGAALGVRASAAWARPAPARPECAAGRRPAFLGTYGNGIITCAYDTTTGALTRQSSFPSVTDPSFLAVSPDGKVLYSLDNSGRQGAVRAFAIGARGALTALGPARSTGGANVTHLSVHPTGRHLLSANYGAGSVAAHTINADGSVGARTALVQHTGSGPDPGRQEGPHAHQILTDPTGAHVFAVDLGTDKVYTYRLDTVSGALRPVSEVRSVPGAGPRHMVFHPTAPYAYVANELNSTVTVYAYNTATGVLTRGESLPTVPGGAGAAVRNYPAEVVISADGRFLYLSNRGHESVARFSVTGGGAGLRLLDTVPSGGSWPRHISLAPSGTLLFAANQYGRTVAAFTVHQDSGALTPSGSPFATSSLGCVLPI, encoded by the coding sequence ATGCCCGCACAGCCACCACACCCACCGGAACACCCGGAACACCCGCATCACCGCGGCCCCGGCGCCCCCGCCCCCGGCCTCGCCCGCCGCTCGCTCCTCGGGTCGCTGGGCGCCGGCGTGCTCGGCGCCGCGCTCGGCGTCCGCGCCTCCGCCGCGTGGGCCCGGCCGGCGCCCGCTCGCCCCGAATGCGCCGCCGGTCGGCGCCCGGCGTTCCTCGGTACGTACGGCAACGGCATCATCACCTGCGCGTACGACACCACGACCGGCGCGCTGACCCGGCAGAGCAGCTTCCCCTCCGTCACCGACCCCTCCTTCCTCGCCGTCTCCCCCGACGGCAAGGTGCTCTACTCACTGGACAACAGCGGACGGCAGGGCGCCGTGCGCGCCTTCGCCATCGGCGCGCGCGGCGCGCTGACCGCGCTGGGCCCGGCGCGGTCCACGGGCGGCGCCAACGTCACCCATCTGTCGGTGCACCCCACCGGCCGCCACCTGCTCAGCGCGAACTACGGCGCCGGCAGCGTCGCGGCGCACACGATCAACGCCGACGGCAGCGTGGGGGCCCGTACCGCCCTGGTCCAGCACACCGGCTCCGGCCCCGACCCCGGCCGCCAGGAGGGCCCGCACGCGCACCAGATCCTCACCGACCCCACGGGCGCCCACGTCTTCGCCGTCGACCTGGGCACCGACAAGGTCTACACCTACCGGCTCGACACCGTGAGCGGCGCGTTGCGGCCGGTGTCCGAGGTCCGCTCGGTCCCCGGCGCGGGCCCCCGGCACATGGTCTTCCACCCCACGGCCCCGTACGCCTACGTGGCCAACGAGCTGAACAGCACGGTCACCGTCTACGCGTACAACACGGCGACCGGCGTGCTGACCCGCGGCGAGAGCCTGCCCACCGTCCCCGGCGGCGCGGGGGCGGCCGTCCGCAACTACCCGGCCGAGGTGGTGATTTCGGCCGACGGCCGGTTCCTCTACCTGTCCAACCGGGGTCACGAGAGCGTCGCCCGGTTCTCCGTCACCGGCGGCGGCGCCGGACTGCGCCTGCTGGACACCGTGCCCAGCGGCGGTTCCTGGCCCCGGCACATCAGCCTCGCGCCGTCGGGGACCCTGCTCTTCGCGGCCAACCAGTACGGCAGGACGGTCGCCGCCTTCACCGTGCACCAGGACTCCGGCGCCCTCACCCCTTCCGGGTCACCGTTCGCCACGTCGTCGCTGGGCTGCGTACTGCCGATCTGA
- the fdh gene encoding formate dehydrogenase, producing the protein MGVRKRVRDWPVYRQLTGGDRLGRGRAAMSPYTEGLRPRTGTADRMVRSVCPYCAVGCGQQVYVKDEKVVQIEGDPDSPVSRGRLCPKGSATLQLTTGSSRRHQVLYRRPYGRDWEPLDLETAMDMVADRVVETRRRTWEWESAEGLRTARTLGIASLGGATLDNEENYLIKKLLTGLGVVQVENQARVCHSSTVAGLGTSFGRGGATTFMQDLQHADCIVIQGSNFAEAHPVGFQWVMEAKARGARVIHVDPRYTRTSALADLHVPIRAGSDIAFLGGIIRHVLTEEKDFREYVLHYTNAATLVGEDFEDTEDLDGVFSGLEEAEHHYDPMSWQYEGVHVQAPAGEVDEQYEARVKEAGGSETHGSGGAPTGSQAPRDETLRHPRCVYQILKRHYARYTPEMVERICGVPRETFLRVCEDLTANSGPDRTSAFCYAVGWTQHSVGAQYIRAASVLQLLLGNIGRPGGGIQALRGHASIQGSSDIPTLFNLLPGYLPMPHAHAHEDLDTFVNASRTEKGFWGDMRAYFVSLLKSYYGDAATAGNDYCFGHLPRLTGAHSTYETVMAQLDGVCKGYFLMGENPAVGSANTRLQRLGMANLEWLVVRDFSLIESATWWQDGPEIETGELRTEDIGTEVFFFPAAAHTEKSGSFTNTNRWVQWHHAAVEPEGDARSDLWFMYHLGRRIKERLAASTDPMDRPVQDLTWDYPVEGPLEEPVADAVLAEINGRGPDGAPLTAYTELKDDGSTRCGCWIYCGVYANGVNQAARKKPHTEQDWVAAEWAWAWPANRRILYNRASAAPDGTPWSERKAYVWWDPAEGRWTGHDIPDFVPDRAPDHVPPDDARGPDALRGDDPFIMQADGKGWLYAPAGLVDGPLPTHYEPQDSPFGNALYPSTPRSPVRRVHPREGNRYHPSGDEPGADVYPYVVTTHRLTEHFTAGGMSRWSPYLAELQPEFFCEVSPQLAAERGLEHLGWATIVTARNAVEARVMVTERIRTLTVQGRTVHQIGLPFHWGPNGVVTGDAANELVAIALDPNAHIQEDKALTADIRPGRRPRGPDLPRLVAAYRERAGIGESTGTETRT; encoded by the coding sequence ATGGGCGTGCGCAAACGGGTTCGCGACTGGCCCGTGTACCGGCAGCTGACCGGGGGCGACCGGCTGGGCCGGGGCCGCGCCGCGATGTCGCCGTACACCGAGGGGCTGCGCCCGCGCACCGGCACCGCCGACCGGATGGTGCGCTCGGTCTGCCCGTACTGCGCGGTCGGCTGCGGCCAGCAGGTGTACGTCAAGGACGAGAAGGTCGTCCAGATCGAGGGCGACCCCGACTCGCCCGTCAGCCGCGGCCGGCTCTGCCCCAAGGGCTCGGCGACCCTCCAGCTCACCACCGGCTCCTCGCGCCGCCACCAAGTGCTCTACCGGCGCCCGTACGGCAGGGACTGGGAGCCGCTGGACCTGGAGACGGCCATGGACATGGTCGCCGACCGGGTCGTCGAGACGCGCCGCCGCACCTGGGAGTGGGAGTCCGCCGAAGGGCTCCGCACGGCCCGCACGCTGGGCATCGCCAGCCTGGGCGGCGCCACCCTCGACAACGAGGAGAACTACCTCATCAAGAAGCTGCTGACCGGCCTCGGCGTGGTCCAGGTGGAGAACCAGGCCCGGGTCTGCCACAGCTCCACCGTCGCCGGGCTCGGCACGTCCTTCGGGCGCGGCGGCGCGACCACCTTCATGCAGGACCTCCAGCACGCGGACTGCATCGTCATCCAGGGCTCGAACTTCGCCGAGGCCCACCCGGTCGGCTTCCAGTGGGTCATGGAGGCGAAGGCCCGCGGCGCCCGCGTGATCCACGTCGATCCGCGCTACACCCGTACGAGCGCCCTGGCCGACCTGCACGTTCCGATCCGGGCGGGCAGCGACATCGCCTTCCTCGGCGGGATCATCCGCCACGTCCTGACCGAGGAGAAGGACTTCCGCGAGTACGTCCTGCACTACACCAACGCCGCCACCCTGGTCGGCGAGGACTTCGAGGACACCGAGGACCTGGACGGCGTCTTCTCCGGACTGGAGGAGGCGGAGCACCACTACGACCCGATGAGCTGGCAGTACGAGGGCGTGCACGTCCAGGCGCCGGCCGGCGAGGTGGACGAACAGTACGAGGCGCGCGTCAAGGAGGCCGGCGGGTCCGAGACGCACGGTTCCGGCGGCGCCCCCACCGGCTCCCAGGCGCCCCGCGACGAGACGCTGCGGCACCCGCGCTGCGTCTACCAGATCCTCAAGCGCCACTACGCCCGCTACACCCCCGAGATGGTCGAGCGGATCTGCGGCGTGCCGCGGGAGACGTTCCTGCGGGTGTGCGAGGATCTGACCGCCAACTCGGGCCCGGACCGCACCAGCGCCTTCTGCTACGCGGTGGGCTGGACCCAGCACTCGGTCGGCGCGCAGTACATCCGGGCCGCGAGCGTGCTGCAACTGCTCCTCGGCAACATCGGCCGCCCCGGCGGCGGCATCCAGGCGCTGCGCGGCCACGCCTCCATCCAGGGCTCCAGCGACATCCCCACCCTCTTCAACCTGCTGCCCGGCTACCTGCCGATGCCGCACGCGCACGCCCACGAGGACCTGGACACCTTCGTGAACGCGAGCCGCACGGAGAAGGGCTTCTGGGGCGACATGCGCGCCTACTTCGTCAGCCTCCTCAAGTCGTACTACGGCGACGCGGCCACCGCCGGAAACGACTACTGCTTCGGCCATCTGCCGCGGCTGACCGGCGCGCACTCCACGTACGAGACCGTCATGGCGCAGCTGGACGGCGTCTGCAAGGGCTACTTCCTGATGGGGGAGAACCCCGCCGTCGGCTCCGCCAACACCCGCCTCCAGCGCCTGGGCATGGCCAACCTGGAGTGGCTCGTGGTCCGGGACTTCTCGCTGATCGAGTCGGCGACCTGGTGGCAGGACGGCCCGGAGATCGAGACCGGCGAACTGCGGACCGAGGACATCGGCACCGAGGTGTTCTTCTTCCCGGCCGCCGCGCACACCGAGAAGTCCGGGTCCTTCACCAACACCAACCGCTGGGTGCAGTGGCACCACGCGGCCGTCGAGCCCGAGGGCGACGCCCGCAGCGATCTGTGGTTCATGTACCACCTCGGCCGGCGCATCAAGGAGAGGCTGGCCGCCTCCACCGACCCCATGGACCGGCCCGTACAGGACCTGACCTGGGACTACCCGGTCGAGGGGCCGCTGGAGGAACCGGTCGCCGACGCCGTGCTCGCCGAGATCAACGGGCGCGGGCCGGACGGCGCCCCGCTGACCGCGTACACCGAACTGAAGGACGACGGCTCGACGCGGTGCGGCTGCTGGATCTACTGCGGCGTGTACGCGAACGGCGTCAACCAGGCGGCCCGCAAGAAGCCGCACACCGAACAGGACTGGGTGGCCGCCGAATGGGCCTGGGCCTGGCCCGCCAACCGGCGCATCCTCTACAACCGCGCGTCGGCGGCCCCGGACGGCACCCCGTGGAGCGAACGCAAGGCGTACGTGTGGTGGGACCCGGCCGAGGGCCGGTGGACCGGCCACGACATCCCGGATTTCGTGCCCGACCGCGCTCCCGACCACGTGCCGCCGGACGACGCGCGCGGCCCCGACGCGCTGCGCGGCGACGACCCGTTCATCATGCAGGCGGACGGCAAGGGCTGGCTGTACGCGCCCGCCGGCCTGGTCGACGGGCCGCTGCCCACGCACTACGAGCCGCAGGACTCCCCGTTCGGGAACGCCCTCTATCCGTCCACGCCGCGCTCGCCGGTCCGCCGCGTGCACCCTCGCGAGGGCAACCGCTACCACCCCAGCGGCGACGAACCGGGCGCCGACGTCTATCCGTACGTCGTCACCACCCACCGCCTCACCGAGCACTTCACCGCGGGCGGCATGAGCCGCTGGTCCCCCTACCTGGCCGAACTCCAGCCGGAGTTCTTCTGCGAGGTCTCCCCGCAGCTCGCCGCCGAACGCGGCCTGGAGCACCTGGGCTGGGCCACCATCGTCACCGCCCGCAACGCCGTCGAGGCCCGCGTCATGGTGACCGAACGGATCAGGACGCTGACGGTCCAGGGCCGTACGGTCCACCAGATCGGCCTGCCGTTCCACTGGGGGCCCAACGGCGTGGTGACCGGCGACGCCGCCAACGAGCTGGTCGCCATCGCGCTCGACCCCAACGCCCATATCCAGGAGGACAAGGCGCTGACCGCGGACATCCGGCCGGGCCGCCGGCCGCGCGGCCCCGACCTGCCGCGGCTGGTCGCGGCCTACCGCGAGCGCGCCGGCATCGGCGAGAGCACCGGGACGGAGACCCGCACATGA
- a CDS encoding TolB family protein, producing MRRRGRIAGWLGAGALVLTACGGGGEGPARHPSEPARPSPGTSGFPSAKPAVTRGDGAELLHRESGKGSAQNPAFAPDGKSLLFTVFHGGYNEGAAALRVLPLGNRDGRDSRKAARDLLDEHDRAAVNLPGSSWRPSAGVTFASDRAGKDEIWVLRPGGRPERVTEHPGNSGYLEPSFSPDGKWIVFQESVERAAPDARAALADRSALGSLWKVRRDGTEQTRLVNGPASRTDNREPNWSPRGDLLVFQRRELGSDRWALYVMNADGSGVRRLTTVAGEHTDASWSPDGRSVVFSSTTGGLDLPKIFVMPVAGGAPVQVTREPGTYDGAPSWSPDGRWIAFESHPGSEDRPTSLWRVPAPGER from the coding sequence ATGCGCAGGCGAGGGCGGATCGCGGGCTGGCTGGGCGCCGGAGCCCTGGTGCTTACGGCGTGCGGGGGTGGCGGGGAGGGGCCGGCGCGCCACCCGTCGGAGCCGGCGCGGCCGTCGCCGGGAACGTCGGGCTTCCCCTCCGCGAAGCCCGCGGTGACGCGCGGGGACGGGGCCGAGCTGCTCCACCGGGAGTCCGGAAAGGGCAGCGCGCAGAATCCGGCGTTCGCGCCCGACGGGAAGTCCCTGCTGTTCACGGTCTTCCACGGCGGTTACAACGAGGGGGCCGCCGCGCTGCGCGTACTGCCCCTGGGAAACCGGGACGGCCGGGACTCCCGCAAGGCCGCCCGCGACTTGCTGGACGAGCACGACCGGGCGGCGGTGAACCTGCCCGGCTCCAGCTGGCGGCCCTCGGCAGGCGTGACGTTCGCCTCCGACCGGGCGGGCAAGGACGAGATCTGGGTGCTCCGTCCGGGCGGGCGGCCGGAGCGGGTGACCGAGCACCCCGGGAATTCGGGGTATCTGGAGCCGAGTTTCTCGCCGGACGGAAAGTGGATCGTCTTCCAGGAGAGCGTGGAGCGGGCGGCCCCGGACGCGCGGGCGGCACTCGCCGACCGGTCGGCGCTGGGTTCCCTGTGGAAGGTCAGACGGGACGGTACGGAGCAGACCCGACTGGTGAACGGCCCCGCGAGCCGTACGGACAACCGTGAGCCCAACTGGTCGCCGCGCGGCGACCTTCTGGTCTTCCAGCGGCGGGAACTGGGCAGCGACCGCTGGGCGTTGTACGTGATGAACGCCGACGGGAGCGGCGTGCGCAGACTGACCACCGTGGCGGGGGAGCACACGGACGCGAGCTGGTCGCCGGACGGCCGCTCGGTGGTCTTCTCGTCCACCACGGGCGGGCTCGACCTGCCGAAGATCTTCGTCATGCCGGTGGCGGGCGGCGCGCCGGTCCAGGTGACGCGCGAGCCCGGTACGTACGACGGAGCGCCGAGCTGGTCGCCCGACGGCCGCTGGATCGCCTTCGAGTCGCACCCGGGGAGCGAGGACCGGCCCACGTCCTTGTGGCGGGTCCCCGCTCCCGGGGAGCGGTGA
- a CDS encoding 4Fe-4S dicluster domain-containing protein, with the protein MTDHLLSGVEPDPAGDAGHPDAPPRAGFFTDTSVCIGCKACEVACKEWNAIPEDGLSLTGMSYDNTQGLGASTWRHVAFVEQAAPSPEGRTELPLADAQRGGGPDGPGGSNGSNGSGGSNGSGGDLRWLMASDVCKHCTHAACLDVCPTGSLFRTEFGTVVVQEDICNGCGYCVPACPYGVIEQRPSDGRAFKCTMCYDRLGAGQEPACAKACPTDSIQFGPLDELRERAALRVDQLHAAGVTDARLYGHEPTDGVGGDGAFFLLLDEPEVYGLPPDPVVTTRDLPAMWRHAGAAALSLIGGAALSFAVPALKHLAGTTGRKGRR; encoded by the coding sequence ATGACCGACCACCTGCTCAGCGGCGTCGAACCGGACCCGGCCGGGGACGCGGGCCACCCCGACGCGCCGCCCCGCGCGGGCTTCTTCACCGACACCTCGGTGTGCATCGGCTGCAAGGCCTGCGAGGTCGCCTGCAAGGAGTGGAACGCCATCCCCGAGGACGGGCTGTCCCTGACCGGGATGAGTTACGACAACACGCAGGGGCTCGGGGCCTCCACCTGGCGGCACGTGGCCTTCGTCGAACAGGCGGCGCCGTCCCCCGAGGGGCGTACGGAACTGCCGCTGGCCGACGCGCAGAGGGGCGGGGGACCGGACGGTCCGGGCGGCTCGAACGGCTCGAACGGCTCGGGTGGCTCGAACGGCTCGGGCGGTGACCTGCGCTGGCTGATGGCCTCCGACGTGTGCAAGCACTGCACCCACGCCGCCTGCCTGGACGTCTGCCCCACCGGCTCGCTCTTCCGCACCGAGTTCGGCACCGTCGTGGTCCAGGAGGACATCTGCAACGGCTGCGGCTACTGCGTACCCGCCTGCCCGTACGGCGTCATCGAGCAGCGCCCGTCCGACGGCCGCGCCTTCAAGTGCACGATGTGCTACGACCGGCTCGGCGCCGGACAGGAACCCGCCTGCGCCAAGGCGTGCCCGACCGACTCCATCCAGTTCGGCCCGCTGGACGAACTCCGCGAACGGGCCGCGCTGCGCGTCGACCAACTGCACGCGGCCGGTGTCACCGACGCGCGGCTGTACGGCCACGAGCCGACCGACGGCGTCGGCGGCGACGGCGCGTTCTTCCTGCTCCTCGACGAACCCGAGGTCTACGGGCTGCCGCCGGACCCCGTGGTCACCACCCGCGACCTGCCCGCGATGTGGCGGCACGCGGGTGCCGCGGCGCTCTCGCTGATCGGCGGTGCGGCGCTGTCGTTCGCCGTGCCCGCACTGAAGCACCTGGCCGGCACCACCGGACGGAAGGGAAGGCGATGA
- the nrfD gene encoding NrfD/PsrC family molybdoenzyme membrane anchor subunit, with the protein MTGSDVTRQGPEGERPGREAAPEILRGGPDGAGPGRGAGRRGRRRGGEGRHGGRGEQLMAPSAEFASYYGRPVIKAPAWRARDIAGYFFLGGLAGAGSVLAAGAHATGRTTTATAMKISSLAAVSLSTAALVNDLGRPGRFGNMLRVIKPTSPMSVGSWLLAAYGPAAGAAAACAVTGRLPRAGAAATGAAALLGPAVATYTAVLAADTAVPAWHGAHRELPYLFAASATAAASGMALVLGPVRETAPARCAAVLAAVADSAVHKAAEERLGMVAETYRTGRAGKLLRAARALTALGAAGGALSGGRARPLAAASGLALLAGSACTRFGIFAAGIASAEDPKYTVVPQRAAKEARRTTPAPHAERTQPT; encoded by the coding sequence ATGACCGGCTCCGATGTCACCCGGCAGGGCCCGGAGGGCGAGCGCCCCGGCCGGGAGGCCGCGCCGGAGATACTGCGCGGCGGGCCCGACGGGGCGGGGCCGGGCCGGGGCGCCGGGCGGCGGGGACGGCGCCGGGGCGGCGAGGGCAGGCACGGCGGCCGGGGCGAGCAGCTCATGGCGCCGTCGGCCGAGTTCGCCTCGTACTACGGCAGGCCGGTGATCAAGGCGCCCGCCTGGCGCGCCCGGGACATCGCCGGTTACTTCTTCCTCGGCGGTCTGGCCGGTGCCGGATCGGTGCTGGCCGCCGGCGCCCACGCGACGGGCCGCACCACCACCGCGACCGCGATGAAGATCTCCTCCCTCGCGGCGGTCTCCCTGTCCACCGCCGCCCTGGTCAACGACCTCGGCAGACCGGGCCGCTTCGGGAACATGCTGCGGGTGATCAAGCCGACCTCGCCGATGAGCGTCGGCTCCTGGCTGCTGGCCGCCTACGGGCCCGCCGCGGGCGCCGCGGCGGCCTGCGCGGTCACCGGGCGGCTGCCCCGGGCGGGCGCCGCGGCGACCGGTGCCGCGGCGCTCCTCGGCCCGGCCGTCGCCACGTACACCGCGGTCCTCGCGGCGGACACCGCCGTGCCCGCCTGGCACGGCGCCCACCGCGAACTGCCGTATCTGTTCGCGGCGTCGGCGACCGCCGCGGCCTCCGGGATGGCGCTCGTCCTCGGGCCCGTACGGGAGACCGCGCCCGCCCGCTGCGCCGCGGTCCTGGCCGCGGTGGCCGACAGCGCCGTGCACAAGGCCGCCGAGGAACGGCTCGGCATGGTCGCGGAGACCTACCGCACCGGCCGGGCCGGAAAGCTGCTGCGCGCGGCGCGCGCCCTCACGGCGCTCGGCGCCGCGGGCGGCGCGCTGTCCGGGGGCCGAGCGCGCCCACTGGCGGCCGCGAGCGGCCTCGCCCTGCTCGCCGGTTCCGCGTGCACCCGCTTCGGGATCTTCGCGGCCGGCATCGCCTCCGCCGAGGACCCGAAATACACCGTCGTACCCCAACGGGCGGCCAAGGAAGCCCGCCGCACCACCCCAGCGCCCCACGCGGAGAGGACACAGCCCACATGA